One Methylophilus sp. TWE2 DNA segment encodes these proteins:
- a CDS encoding MarR family winged helix-turn-helix transcriptional regulator: MLQLRDLPTQEVLERFAQRYPEADVTAIASFLMLLRVATDLSVALDACLSKHELLQGRWWVLILLMRETDLTSTPSVLAEKLGVTRATMTGLLDGLEQGGLVERVSVPQDRRSVKIKLTSAGQAKLDTVMPDYYTRLRLCMQGLNEQQRNDLQAILGVIDRGMSAWDFNQ; this comes from the coding sequence ATGTTGCAACTTAGAGATCTCCCCACCCAAGAAGTGCTTGAACGCTTCGCCCAGCGCTATCCAGAAGCGGATGTCACCGCCATTGCCAGCTTCTTGATGCTTTTGCGCGTGGCGACTGATTTGTCGGTCGCGCTCGATGCCTGCCTCAGCAAGCATGAGTTATTGCAAGGGCGCTGGTGGGTGTTGATTTTACTCATGCGTGAAACCGACCTGACGTCTACACCATCGGTGCTGGCTGAAAAGCTTGGTGTGACTCGCGCGACCATGACAGGCTTGCTTGATGGACTGGAGCAAGGCGGACTGGTAGAGCGGGTATCCGTGCCGCAAGACAGGCGTAGCGTGAAAATAAAACTCACCTCTGCGGGCCAAGCCAAGCTGGACACCGTGATGCCGGATTACTACACGCGGTTACGATTGTGCATGCAGGGCTTAAATGAGCAGCAACGGAATGATTTACAAGCGATTTTAGGGGTGATAGACCGCGGGATGTCAGCTTGGGATTTTAATCAGTAA
- a CDS encoding porin: MRCSISRFLVGCATFTSCGSHADEMPSLATDRYKISGYLEAYYSKDFNQPASQTRPGFIYSYNKHDSAQINLALIKASLDMDRVRARVGIGSGTYMRANYAAENGYVRNIYEANVGFKLLDRHDVWLDVGVMPSHIGFESAIGAENWTLTRSMMADNSPYFETGARVSYTSPDGKWYVSGVAVNGWQRINRPGGNSTPSLGHQVTYKPHDKLTLNSSSFIGNDKSDQDRQMRYFHNFYAQLALDDNWAVTTGFDIGAEQRLDDRGRYNVWYTPNVIVRYRYSDRLSVSARAEYYRDKQGVIISTRTPDGFNMQGYSVNMDYKLYPSILLRAELKQFISKERFFDTDDNDLSRRSLLATTALAITF, from the coding sequence ATGCGTTGTTCAATTTCAAGGTTTCTTGTGGGCTGTGCCACATTCACCTCATGTGGCAGCCATGCTGATGAGATGCCGAGTCTGGCGACAGACAGGTACAAGATTTCCGGTTATCTTGAAGCCTATTACAGCAAGGATTTCAATCAACCAGCATCACAGACACGACCAGGCTTCATCTACAGCTATAACAAGCACGATAGCGCACAGATCAACCTGGCGCTGATCAAGGCCTCGCTGGATATGGACCGCGTCCGTGCCCGTGTAGGCATTGGTTCCGGCACGTACATGCGGGCCAACTATGCAGCAGAAAATGGCTATGTGCGCAATATCTATGAAGCAAATGTAGGCTTTAAACTCCTTGACCGGCATGATGTCTGGCTGGATGTCGGTGTCATGCCTTCGCATATCGGTTTTGAAAGCGCAATCGGTGCAGAAAACTGGACGCTGACCAGGAGCATGATGGCGGATAATTCGCCCTACTTTGAGACCGGGGCCAGGGTGTCCTATACCTCTCCCGATGGCAAATGGTATGTGAGCGGTGTCGCCGTCAATGGCTGGCAGCGTATCAACCGGCCGGGTGGCAATAGCACGCCTTCACTCGGTCACCAGGTGACCTATAAGCCTCACGATAAGCTGACGCTTAACAGCAGCTCATTCATCGGTAACGACAAATCTGACCAGGACCGGCAAATGCGCTATTTCCATAATTTCTACGCCCAACTGGCTCTGGACGACAACTGGGCGGTGACGACGGGGTTTGATATAGGTGCCGAGCAACGCCTGGATGACAGGGGCCGCTACAACGTCTGGTATACGCCAAACGTGATTGTCAGATACCGTTACTCCGATCGCCTCAGTGTGTCCGCCAGGGCCGAGTACTACCGTGATAAACAGGGTGTGATCATCAGCACCAGGACTCCCGACGGATTCAATATGCAGGGGTATTCGGTCAATATGGATTACAAGCTATATCCATCTATCCTGTTGCGCGCAGAGCTTAAACAATTCATCAGCAAAGAGCGGTTCTTTGACACCGATGACAATGACCTCTCCCGTCGCAGTCTGTTGGCAACCACCGCCCTGGCTATTACCTTCTAG
- the kdpF gene encoding K(+)-transporting ATPase subunit F: protein MIYIIGGVTAAFLFVYLLYALINPERF from the coding sequence ATGATCTACATCATCGGCGGAGTCACGGCAGCGTTCCTGTTCGTGTATCTCCTCTACGCCCTTATTAATCCGGAGCGCTTCTAA
- the kdpA gene encoding potassium-transporting ATPase subunit KdpA: MYTDGFIQVGLYMLVLLLLTKPAGHLIYKVMETRCLQDHAWLGAPERLIYRLSGVDPKSEMGWKSYAVALLLFNAIGVFFVFLLQLWQAWLPLNPEQLASVTWDSAFNTAVSFVTNTNWQGYGGETTMSYFTQMTGLAVQNFVSAATGIAVVIALIRGFARSNTDRIGNFWVDLTRCTLYLLVPISLVLATIFMQQGVIQNFSPYVDARTVESTQYEVAVEGSDTPEQATTQTQHIAMGPVASQEAIKMLGTNGGGFFNVNSAHPFENPTPLTNFIQMLTIFLIPAGLCYAFGMMVGDRRQGWAIFAAMAILFVVMAGVTIRSELIGNPLLASAGAETTSSLEQPGGNMEGKETRFGVVTSALFATITTAASCGAVNAMHDSFTPIGGMIPMWLMQLGEVVFGGVGSGLYTMLIYAVIAVFVAGLMIGRTPEYQGKKIEVFEMKMSALIILVTPLLVLLGTAISLIVQPGLAGIANPGAHGLSEILYAYSSAANNNGSAFAGLSANTPFYNLMLATAMWFGRFGIIVPVLAIAGSLAAKKRIAPGLGTLPTHGPLFIGLLIGAVILVGALTYIPALALGPGIEHLMLFSQQH; encoded by the coding sequence ATGTATACAGATGGATTCATACAAGTGGGTTTGTATATGCTCGTCCTGCTGTTGCTGACCAAGCCGGCAGGACACCTGATATACAAAGTCATGGAGACGCGATGCCTGCAGGATCACGCATGGCTGGGTGCGCCGGAACGATTGATCTATCGCTTGTCCGGTGTGGACCCGAAAAGCGAGATGGGCTGGAAAAGCTATGCAGTGGCCCTCCTGCTATTCAATGCGATAGGCGTGTTTTTCGTTTTTCTGCTGCAATTATGGCAGGCCTGGTTGCCACTCAATCCGGAACAACTGGCCAGCGTGACGTGGGACTCTGCTTTTAATACCGCAGTGAGTTTCGTCACCAACACCAACTGGCAGGGATATGGTGGCGAGACCACCATGAGCTATTTCACGCAGATGACAGGCCTGGCTGTGCAGAATTTCGTATCCGCAGCCACTGGCATTGCGGTCGTGATTGCCCTGATTCGCGGTTTTGCCCGCAGCAACACTGACCGGATTGGGAATTTCTGGGTCGACCTGACCCGCTGTACCTTGTATTTACTGGTGCCGATCTCACTGGTGCTGGCCACGATCTTCATGCAGCAGGGGGTGATCCAGAACTTCAGTCCGTATGTGGATGCACGCACTGTGGAATCCACGCAATATGAGGTGGCTGTGGAAGGCAGCGACACCCCTGAACAGGCCACCACGCAAACCCAGCACATTGCCATGGGGCCTGTGGCTTCTCAGGAAGCCATCAAAATGCTGGGCACCAACGGCGGCGGTTTTTTTAACGTGAACTCGGCACATCCGTTTGAAAACCCAACCCCGCTGACCAACTTCATCCAGATGCTGACCATCTTCCTGATCCCGGCTGGCTTGTGTTATGCCTTTGGCATGATGGTGGGTGACCGCAGACAAGGCTGGGCAATCTTCGCTGCCATGGCCATCCTGTTTGTGGTGATGGCAGGGGTCACCATACGCTCTGAATTAATCGGTAACCCATTGTTGGCCAGCGCTGGAGCGGAAACAACCTCCAGCCTGGAGCAGCCTGGGGGCAATATGGAAGGCAAAGAGACACGTTTCGGCGTCGTGACCTCGGCCTTGTTTGCCACCATTACGACCGCTGCATCGTGTGGTGCAGTGAATGCCATGCATGATTCCTTCACCCCTATCGGCGGCATGATCCCGATGTGGTTGATGCAACTGGGTGAAGTCGTGTTCGGCGGGGTCGGCTCAGGCTTATACACCATGCTGATCTATGCCGTGATCGCCGTGTTTGTGGCCGGGCTGATGATAGGCCGTACCCCGGAATACCAGGGCAAGAAAATTGAAGTGTTCGAGATGAAAATGTCGGCCCTGATCATCCTGGTCACGCCTTTATTGGTGCTATTGGGTACAGCGATCTCCCTGATCGTGCAGCCCGGCCTAGCCGGGATCGCAAACCCTGGCGCACATGGGCTAAGTGAGATTCTGTATGCCTACTCTTCGGCAGCCAACAACAACGGCAGCGCTTTTGCCGGCTTATCGGCCAACACCCCGTTTTATAACCTGATGCTGGCCACTGCCATGTGGTTCGGGCGTTTTGGCATCATCGTACCGGTACTTGCCATCGCGGGCTCGCTCGCCGCCAAGAAACGCATTGCACCAGGCCTGGGCACGTTACCCACCCATGGTCCCCTGTTTATCGGTTTGCTGATAGGCGCAGTGATCCTGGTAGGGGCGCTGACCTATATTCCGGCACTGGCATTGGGCCCAGGGATTGAGCATCTGATGCTGTTTTCACAACAACACTGA
- the kdpB gene encoding potassium-transporting ATPase subunit KdpB, with the protein MAQLKTAFAQSIVRLSPQVQWRNPVMFVVYLGSLLTTGLFLNGLFSASGGQSGFVGLISLWLWVTVIFANFSEAIAEGKSKAQAASLRSSKKNVPAKKLASASKTAKVSLVDSLSLRKDDIVLVEVGDTIPADGEVIEGIASVNEAAITGESAPVIRESGGDFSAVTGGTQVLSDWIIVRVTVNPGEAFLDRMIAMVEGATRQKTPNEIALTILLVSLTIIFLLATVTLLPMSIFSVHAAGAGEPVSIVVLVALLVCLIPTTIAGLLSAIGVAGMSRMLQANVIAVSGKAVEAAGDVDVLLLDKTGTITLGNRQASAFFPIAGISEEALADVAQLSSLADETPEGRSIVVLAKNRFSIRERDMQSLGAVFVPFSAHTKMSGINLGNRQIRKGAASAIKQHVIGLGGPFPDELVKIVDDIARRGSTPLVVADDEKVLGALELKDIVKGGIKERFAELRNMGIKTVMITGDNRLTAASIAAEAGVDDFLAEATPEAKLQLIRDHQAESKLVAMTGDGTNDAPALAQADVAVAMNTGTQAAKEAGNMVDLDSNPTKLIEIVEIGKQMLMTRGSLTTFSIANDIAKYFAIIPAAFASTYPALGALNIMGLGSPNSAILSAVIFNALIIVVLIPLALNGVAYRAIGAAALLRRNMLIYGLGGIIVPFIGIKAIDVLLVAIGIV; encoded by the coding sequence ATGGCGCAACTGAAAACAGCGTTCGCCCAGTCCATCGTCCGTTTGTCGCCACAAGTGCAATGGCGCAACCCGGTGATGTTCGTGGTGTACCTGGGCAGCCTGCTGACCACCGGCCTGTTTTTGAATGGCTTGTTCTCAGCATCAGGCGGACAGTCCGGTTTTGTCGGCCTGATCAGCCTGTGGCTATGGGTCACCGTGATTTTCGCCAATTTTTCCGAAGCCATTGCGGAGGGTAAAAGCAAGGCACAGGCCGCCAGCCTGCGCAGTTCGAAGAAGAATGTACCCGCCAAGAAACTGGCCAGTGCGAGCAAAACGGCCAAAGTCAGCCTGGTCGATAGCCTGTCGCTGCGCAAGGACGATATCGTGCTGGTGGAAGTGGGGGATACGATCCCGGCCGACGGTGAGGTCATTGAGGGCATTGCTTCTGTCAACGAAGCGGCGATCACAGGGGAATCCGCGCCAGTAATCCGTGAATCCGGTGGTGACTTCAGTGCGGTGACGGGCGGTACCCAGGTACTCTCTGACTGGATCATCGTGCGCGTCACCGTGAATCCGGGGGAAGCATTCCTGGACCGTATGATCGCCATGGTAGAGGGCGCCACCCGCCAGAAAACCCCCAATGAAATCGCATTGACCATTCTGCTGGTATCCCTGACCATCATCTTCCTGCTGGCGACCGTGACCCTGTTACCAATGTCGATTTTCAGCGTGCATGCGGCCGGCGCCGGTGAGCCGGTGTCTATTGTGGTCTTGGTGGCTTTGCTGGTCTGCCTGATCCCGACCACCATTGCCGGCCTGCTATCGGCGATTGGCGTGGCGGGGATGAGCCGCATGCTGCAGGCCAATGTGATTGCCGTGTCTGGCAAGGCCGTTGAAGCGGCGGGTGACGTGGATGTGCTGTTGCTGGACAAGACCGGCACCATCACTTTGGGTAACCGTCAGGCGTCGGCATTCTTCCCGATTGCAGGCATCAGCGAAGAGGCGCTGGCTGATGTGGCACAACTGTCATCACTTGCGGATGAAACCCCCGAAGGCCGCAGCATTGTGGTGCTGGCAAAGAACAGATTCTCCATCCGGGAACGCGATATGCAGTCTCTGGGAGCGGTGTTCGTGCCTTTTTCTGCCCATACCAAAATGAGTGGTATCAACCTGGGCAATCGCCAAATCCGCAAAGGGGCTGCGAGTGCCATTAAACAGCATGTCATTGGCCTGGGAGGGCCTTTTCCCGACGAGCTGGTGAAAATTGTGGATGATATTGCCAGGCGGGGCAGCACGCCACTGGTGGTCGCAGACGATGAAAAAGTACTCGGTGCGTTAGAACTGAAAGACATCGTCAAAGGGGGGATCAAGGAGCGTTTCGCCGAATTGCGTAACATGGGCATCAAGACCGTGATGATCACTGGCGACAACCGCCTGACGGCTGCATCAATTGCCGCCGAGGCTGGCGTGGATGATTTTCTGGCGGAAGCGACCCCCGAAGCCAAATTGCAGTTGATCCGGGACCATCAGGCCGAAAGCAAGCTGGTCGCCATGACGGGGGATGGCACCAATGATGCCCCGGCGCTTGCGCAGGCCGATGTGGCGGTGGCGATGAATACGGGTACCCAGGCGGCAAAAGAGGCCGGCAATATGGTGGATCTGGACTCCAATCCTACCAAGCTGATCGAGATTGTCGAAATCGGCAAACAGATGCTGATGACGCGTGGCTCACTCACCACCTTCAGTATTGCCAACGATATCGCCAAGTATTTTGCAATCATTCCGGCTGCCTTTGCCAGCACCTATCCTGCACTGGGTGCCTTGAACATCATGGGGCTGGGCTCGCCCAATTCTGCGATTTTATCTGCGGTTATTTTCAATGCCTTGATTATTGTGGTGCTGATCCCATTGGCCTTGAATGGCGTGGCCTACCGTGCCATCGGGGCGGCGGCGCTATTAAGACGCAATATGCTGATTTATGGCTTGGGCGGCATCATTGTCCCGTTTATCGGGATCAAGGCAATCGACGTCCTATTGGTTGCCATCGGTATCGTTTAA
- the kdpC gene encoding potassium-transporting ATPase subunit KdpC, with product MSNLIRTSLVMFLGLTIVTGVAYPIVVTGIGQTLFPEQVNGSLIKKDGKVIGSALIGQHFSDAKYFWGRPSATSPYPNNPAASSGSNLGPLNPALSEAVNARVKAQQTAANTSEPVPVDLVTTSGSGLDPEISPAAALYQVERVAKARQLDSEVVKTLLMKHVIGRQWGILGERRVNVLELNLALDEMSHT from the coding sequence ATGAGTAATTTAATACGTACATCGCTGGTGATGTTTCTGGGTCTGACAATCGTCACCGGGGTCGCTTATCCCATCGTGGTCACCGGCATCGGCCAAACCCTGTTCCCTGAGCAGGTCAATGGTTCGCTGATCAAAAAAGACGGTAAGGTGATAGGTTCAGCATTGATCGGCCAGCATTTCAGTGATGCAAAATACTTCTGGGGCAGACCCTCTGCCACCAGCCCTTATCCCAACAATCCGGCGGCTTCATCCGGATCTAACCTGGGCCCACTCAACCCTGCCTTATCAGAAGCCGTGAATGCACGCGTAAAGGCTCAGCAAACTGCGGCCAACACCAGCGAACCGGTGCCTGTGGATCTGGTGACCACGTCTGGTAGTGGCCTGGATCCCGAGATCAGCCCGGCAGCTGCGCTTTATCAGGTGGAGAGGGTTGCAAAGGCCAGGCAGCTGGACAGTGAAGTGGTAAAAACACTGCTGATGAAGCATGTGATCGGTCGGCAATGGGGCATCCTGGGTGAGCGGCGTGTCAATGTGCTTGAGCTCAACCTGGCTTTGGATGAAATGAGCCACACATAG
- a CDS encoding sensor histidine kinase KdpD: protein MNKSPVRPNPDQLLKQLDLENQKSLRGKLKIFFGSSAGVGKTCAMLNAAHTLHKEHVHVLVGVIETHGRSETASRAQGLPSLPLKEILYRGKKLKEFDIDEALRRHPTVILVDELAHSNVEGSRHKKRWQDVEELLSSGIDVYTTVNVQHIESLNDIVAQITGVKVQETIPDSVFDLADEVVLIDLPPEELLQRLDEGRIYIPEQAQKASKHFFRKGNLIALRELALRRTADRVDAQMQEYRQDQAIQHVWQANERILVGIGPSKAFESLIRTAARLAQNMKADWLVVYVETPALQNISMASRKQITELLRLAQSLGATTANVSGDSVTHKLVEYAQSHNVSRIVIGKPTRSMLSRFFHPSVSDELAKVVSDIDVHIVMRGREKAVKDSKAMPGLDMRAHFSDEKRQGYVWALIISAITSLVASVLLPYFELANIIMLYLLGVMLISIRYGRGPGIASSFLSVSIFDFFFVPPRFSFTVADTQYLLTFAIMLSVALVISNLTSSLRKQAIVANYRERRSLALYEVGKELASALTTGHIVEVSTHHVAKIFNSKVAILTPDANEQLEVAQTNESGNAALQETTLLDVDLGIAQWTYDRQQQSGLGTDTLPSSKILYIPLKAPMRTRGVLAISPENNHDIYLPEHRQLLDTFASQIGLALERKHYVEIARDAVISMETERLRNSLLSAISHDLRTPLTSIIATTEQLKETISARTNAFKMLTGLHDQAIRMQNLVLNLLDMARLQSGTVKLNSDWHLLEEIVGSAINGLQTTLQQHRVVVTPMEDIPLLYVDAILIERVLSNLLDNACKYSDAGTTITISAKQQGGQVSVTFSDEGQGLPPGMETSIFQKFTRGKSESTIPGVGLGLSICKAIIEAHGGKIWADKNEKVGTTFTFTLPVKTPPTVSEMEI, encoded by the coding sequence ATGAATAAGTCCCCGGTACGCCCCAACCCAGACCAGTTGCTGAAGCAGCTGGATCTGGAAAACCAGAAAAGCCTGCGAGGCAAACTGAAGATATTTTTTGGTAGCTCGGCTGGCGTGGGGAAAACCTGCGCCATGCTCAATGCCGCACATACCCTGCACAAAGAACATGTCCATGTGTTGGTTGGCGTGATTGAGACCCATGGGCGCTCAGAAACCGCTTCGCGCGCGCAAGGGCTGCCAAGTTTGCCGCTAAAAGAGATTCTATATCGCGGTAAAAAACTCAAAGAGTTTGATATTGATGAGGCGCTACGCAGGCATCCCACGGTCATTCTGGTGGATGAATTAGCCCATTCCAATGTCGAGGGCTCAAGACACAAGAAGCGGTGGCAGGATGTTGAAGAATTGCTTTCTTCGGGCATTGATGTGTATACCACCGTCAATGTGCAACATATCGAAAGTTTGAACGACATCGTTGCCCAGATTACAGGCGTCAAAGTGCAGGAGACCATTCCGGATAGTGTATTTGATCTGGCCGATGAGGTTGTCCTGATTGATTTGCCACCTGAAGAATTACTGCAGCGGCTGGATGAAGGCCGGATTTATATTCCCGAGCAAGCGCAAAAGGCAAGCAAGCATTTTTTTCGCAAAGGCAATTTGATCGCCTTGCGTGAGTTGGCGTTAAGACGCACTGCTGATCGAGTCGATGCACAGATGCAGGAATATCGCCAGGATCAGGCGATCCAGCATGTCTGGCAAGCGAATGAGCGGATACTGGTGGGCATAGGACCCAGCAAAGCATTTGAGAGCTTGATCCGCACTGCGGCCAGACTGGCGCAAAATATGAAAGCCGACTGGCTGGTGGTCTACGTGGAAACACCCGCACTACAAAACATCAGCATGGCGTCACGCAAGCAGATCACCGAACTCTTGAGACTGGCGCAGTCATTGGGGGCAACGACTGCCAATGTAAGTGGGGATTCGGTCACCCATAAACTGGTGGAGTATGCGCAAAGCCATAATGTTTCCCGCATTGTCATCGGTAAGCCCACCCGCAGTATGCTCTCCCGGTTTTTCCATCCCAGTGTCAGTGATGAGCTGGCCAAGGTCGTCAGTGACATTGACGTGCATATTGTGATGCGGGGGCGCGAGAAGGCAGTCAAAGACAGCAAGGCCATGCCGGGGCTGGACATGCGCGCGCATTTCAGTGATGAGAAAAGACAGGGCTATGTCTGGGCACTGATCATCAGTGCCATCACCTCCTTGGTGGCAAGCGTGTTGCTGCCTTACTTCGAACTGGCAAACATCATCATGCTGTACCTGCTTGGTGTGATGCTGATTTCTATCCGTTATGGCAGAGGCCCGGGTATTGCTTCTTCCTTCCTCAGCGTGTCTATCTTTGACTTTTTCTTTGTACCTCCGCGCTTTTCGTTCACAGTCGCAGATACACAATACTTGCTCACCTTTGCCATTATGCTTTCAGTGGCATTGGTGATCAGCAACCTGACTTCCAGCCTGCGAAAGCAGGCCATCGTAGCGAATTATCGTGAGAGGCGTAGCCTGGCACTGTATGAGGTCGGTAAGGAGCTGGCCTCCGCGTTGACGACCGGCCATATCGTGGAAGTCAGTACGCATCATGTGGCCAAGATATTTAATTCCAAAGTGGCCATTCTGACGCCGGATGCAAACGAGCAATTAGAGGTTGCGCAAACCAACGAATCCGGCAATGCTGCCTTGCAGGAGACGACCCTGCTGGATGTCGATTTGGGGATTGCCCAATGGACCTATGATAGACAACAGCAGTCCGGACTGGGCACGGACACCTTGCCTTCCAGCAAAATCTTGTACATCCCGCTCAAAGCGCCCATGCGCACCAGAGGCGTGCTGGCGATCTCCCCGGAAAACAACCACGATATTTATCTGCCTGAGCACAGGCAGTTGCTGGATACCTTTGCTTCCCAAATCGGCTTGGCCCTGGAGCGCAAACACTATGTGGAAATTGCCAGGGATGCAGTGATCTCCATGGAAACCGAGCGGTTGAGAAACTCACTCCTGAGCGCAATCTCTCATGATCTTAGAACACCGCTGACAAGCATCATCGCCACCACCGAGCAGCTCAAAGAAACTATCAGTGCCAGGACAAATGCCTTCAAAATGCTCACAGGGCTGCACGACCAGGCGATCAGGATGCAGAACCTGGTCCTGAATCTGCTCGACATGGCCAGATTGCAATCGGGTACCGTCAAATTAAACAGTGACTGGCATCTTTTGGAAGAGATCGTCGGGTCGGCGATCAATGGCTTGCAGACAACGCTGCAGCAGCATCGTGTGGTTGTCACGCCGATGGAGGATATTCCGTTACTTTATGTAGATGCCATCCTTATCGAAAGAGTGTTGAGCAACCTGCTGGATAATGCTTGCAAATACAGTGATGCCGGTACCACCATCACTATTTCGGCAAAACAACAGGGCGGCCAGGTGTCAGTCACTTTTTCGGATGAAGGACAAGGGTTGCCACCCGGCATGGAGACGAGCATCTTTCAGAAATTCACCAGAGGCAAAAGTGAGTCTACTATTCCTGGCGTAGGCTTGGGGTTGTCCATTTGCAAGGCCATCATTGAGGCACACGGCGGCAAAATTTGGGCTGATAAAAATGAAAAAGTTGGCACCACATTTACGTTCACTTTGCCGGTGAAGACCCCGCCAACGGTCAGCGAAATGGAGATTTAA
- the kdpE gene encoding two-component system response regulator KdpE — protein MSESPRGNIVVVEDEEQIRRLVTIILEGEQFNVFAAENGKRGLVEIGTRKPEIAIVDLGLPDMSGVELIKEVRTWSSIPIIVLSARSNEHDKVSALDAGADDYITKPFGSEELLARIRAHLRRHNSVQQNNNQSSITFGNITVDFVKRQVYRDGQPVSLTPIEYRLMTVLLRSAGCVLTQRHLLKEVWGPSYIEHTHYLRIYMGHLRNKLEEDPAQPKHFLTEIAVGYRLVL, from the coding sequence ATGTCTGAGAGCCCAAGAGGCAATATCGTTGTTGTAGAAGATGAAGAGCAGATTCGCAGGCTGGTGACCATTATTCTGGAGGGTGAGCAATTTAATGTGTTTGCAGCAGAAAATGGCAAACGTGGTCTGGTAGAGATCGGCACGCGCAAACCTGAAATTGCCATTGTCGATTTAGGGCTGCCAGACATGAGTGGTGTGGAGCTGATTAAAGAAGTGCGCACCTGGAGCTCTATTCCGATTATTGTGCTATCTGCCAGATCTAACGAGCATGACAAAGTCAGTGCGCTGGATGCAGGCGCTGATGATTACATCACTAAACCATTCGGATCAGAAGAGTTGTTGGCCAGAATTCGGGCCCACTTAAGAAGACATAATTCGGTCCAGCAAAATAACAATCAGTCGAGTATCACTTTTGGCAACATTACCGTGGACTTTGTTAAGCGTCAGGTCTATCGCGACGGGCAACCGGTATCCCTCACCCCCATTGAATACAGGCTGATGACTGTATTGCTTCGCTCCGCCGGATGCGTGCTCACACAACGGCATTTGCTGAAAGAGGTCTGGGGGCCATCCTATATCGAACATACCCATTATCTTCGTATTTATATGGGACATTTGCGTAACAAGCTGGAAGAAGATCCAGCCCAACCCAAGCACTTTTTAACAGAAATCGCAGTGGGTTACCGCCTGGTGCTGTAA
- the dapA gene encoding 4-hydroxy-tetrahydrodipicolinate synthase, producing the protein MDDDSACLVSHASEKIKVSHSVAFENIKDKPVLEGIWVLLGTPFKHGELDLEALQNLTQRMVNHGVHGLVVCSTTGEMGSLRLDEQLQVIQTVQQFTHQKTPMLIGLLGTDTRAMVHQAKLLDTLNPFGFLIAPPPFIRPSQAGLFAHFTALADAVSSNIVLYNIPGRAGVALALETLQRLAENPTFIGIKESSGDVETLHRTIKESNLSVMCGDDSLIVDGLLHGATGAISASAHIHTDMFLKLYALAKHKRHHEASEQFSKLETLIRLLFQEPNPAPVKALLAYQGLISNELRLPLTAATPCLSEQLIQTLHQLETTLAQAAA; encoded by the coding sequence ATGGATGATGACTCTGCTTGTTTGGTATCGCATGCCTCTGAAAAGATAAAAGTCAGTCACTCAGTGGCATTTGAAAACATAAAGGATAAACCAGTACTGGAAGGCATCTGGGTACTTTTGGGGACACCATTTAAACATGGCGAGCTGGATCTTGAGGCATTACAAAACCTGACACAACGCATGGTCAACCACGGCGTGCATGGTCTGGTGGTCTGCAGTACGACCGGCGAGATGGGTAGCCTGCGCCTGGATGAACAGCTACAAGTCATTCAAACGGTGCAGCAATTCACACATCAAAAAACACCCATGCTAATCGGCCTGCTTGGCACAGACACCAGAGCGATGGTGCATCAAGCAAAATTACTGGATACTTTGAACCCGTTTGGGTTCCTCATTGCACCGCCGCCGTTTATCCGGCCATCTCAAGCAGGGCTGTTCGCTCACTTCACCGCACTGGCAGATGCCGTCTCCTCGAACATTGTGCTGTATAACATTCCCGGCCGTGCTGGCGTGGCACTCGCACTTGAAACGCTACAGCGGCTGGCAGAAAATCCAACTTTTATTGGCATCAAAGAATCCAGCGGTGATGTGGAAACGTTGCACCGTACCATCAAAGAATCAAATCTGTCTGTGATGTGTGGAGATGACAGTCTGATTGTGGACGGGTTATTACATGGTGCCACTGGTGCGATTTCTGCGTCTGCACACATTCATACGGACATGTTTCTCAAGCTCTACGCGCTGGCCAAGCACAAGCGGCATCATGAAGCCAGTGAGCAGTTTTCCAAGCTGGAGACGTTGATTCGCTTGCTATTCCAGGAACCGAATCCCGCGCCAGTAAAAGCTTTGCTTGCTTACCAGGGATTGATCAGCAATGAATTACGGCTGCCACTGACTGCGGCCACCCCTTGCTTAAGCGAGCAGCTTATTCAAACACTTCATCAATTAGAAACAACCTTGGCTCAAGCTGCCGCCTAA